In Shouchella patagoniensis, the following are encoded in one genomic region:
- the glnA gene encoding type I glutamate--ammonia ligase, with the protein MTTQAPTRESIVETIRETIEKKNVELLHMQFVDIEGMLKHVTITAEQLDQAVNGQTMFDGSSITGFTPINQSDLYLNPDLSTFAVLPWTEEEGYSEARFLCSVKKPDGSDFDGDPRNVLKKTVKRAADKGFSISVGPELEFFLFDTDEFGQPTLRTQDVGGYFEPSPKDDGEKVRLAIYKALRMMGFTIEASHHEVAIGQHEINFKYSDALGAADASTTYKWVVKTVAKQFGLHATFMPKPLGGENGSGMHVNMSLFDIEKQENSFYNEDDKIALSKTAYHFIAGLLDNVKDFVAVTNPLVNSYKRLVPGYEAPCYIAWSASNRSALVRIPATRGAGTRVEIRCPDPSANPYLAFAIIASAGMDGIDNEVECPASVDADIFNMTAAEIKERGIENLPTSLENAINRFETGKIGRKTFGDHAFEEYIELKRGEWDDFRTSVHAWELNAYQSKF; encoded by the coding sequence ATGACGACACAAGCGCCAACACGCGAGAGCATAGTAGAGACAATTCGCGAAACAATTGAGAAGAAAAATGTTGAATTATTGCATATGCAATTCGTAGACATTGAAGGGATGCTGAAGCATGTAACAATCACGGCAGAACAATTGGACCAAGCGGTGAATGGTCAAACGATGTTTGATGGTTCTTCGATCACTGGCTTTACACCAATTAATCAGTCTGATCTTTATTTGAATCCTGACCTATCAACATTTGCTGTTCTTCCGTGGACAGAAGAAGAAGGGTATTCTGAAGCCCGGTTTTTGTGCAGCGTAAAAAAGCCAGATGGCTCTGACTTTGATGGGGATCCTCGTAATGTTTTGAAAAAAACAGTGAAGCGTGCAGCTGATAAAGGTTTTTCCATCAGTGTAGGGCCTGAACTTGAGTTCTTTTTGTTTGATACAGATGAATTCGGACAACCGACGTTGCGTACACAAGATGTTGGTGGTTATTTTGAGCCATCTCCAAAAGACGATGGTGAAAAAGTCCGTTTAGCGATATATAAAGCGTTACGGATGATGGGCTTCACAATCGAAGCGTCTCATCACGAAGTAGCAATCGGTCAACATGAGATTAATTTTAAATACTCAGATGCATTAGGTGCAGCAGATGCATCAACGACGTATAAATGGGTTGTAAAAACAGTCGCAAAGCAATTTGGTTTACACGCAACATTTATGCCAAAACCACTTGGTGGAGAAAATGGAAGTGGGATGCACGTAAACATGTCGCTATTTGATATTGAAAAGCAAGAAAATAGCTTTTATAACGAAGATGATAAAATCGCTTTATCAAAAACGGCATACCACTTTATTGCTGGTTTACTTGATAACGTTAAAGACTTTGTTGCCGTAACGAATCCACTGGTTAACTCCTATAAACGTCTTGTGCCTGGTTATGAAGCGCCTTGTTATATCGCTTGGTCTGCCTCAAACCGTTCTGCGCTTGTTCGTATTCCGGCAACTCGCGGAGCGGGAACACGTGTAGAAATTCGTTGCCCAGATCCATCAGCTAATCCATATTTAGCGTTTGCAATTATTGCTTCTGCAGGGATGGATGGCATTGATAACGAAGTGGAATGCCCTGCTTCAGTTGATGCAGATATCTTTAACATGACAGCTGCTGAAATTAAGGAACGTGGGATTGAAAACCTACCAACAAGCCTTGAAAATGCGATTAACCGTTTTGAAACAGGTAAAATTGGGCGTAAAACATTTGGCGATCATGCATTTGAAGAATACATCGAATTAAAGCGTGGAGAGTGGGATGATTTCCGTACGAGTGTACACGCTTGGGAACTTAATGCGTATCAAAGCAAGTTTTAA
- a CDS encoding DUF4064 domain-containing protein produces the protein MEIKRTGERVLGIIGLVMFVIGGLIFGLVSVASGQGIIEDFLMELTDPESMLFEEEGAEDIEPIADADAEYISEFISNMNFTLYSIVAFLTAGAGLAAVIVVKKKPIVASILFLGSTIVYGVLTFVTLTLIVPLLPMLLYIIAGIMALARKPKSVETI, from the coding sequence ATGGAGATAAAACGTACTGGAGAACGGGTGTTAGGAATCATTGGTCTAGTCATGTTTGTGATTGGTGGACTTATATTCGGATTGGTTTCAGTTGCAAGTGGCCAAGGTATCATTGAGGATTTTCTAATGGAATTGACCGATCCTGAGAGCATGTTATTTGAAGAAGAAGGTGCTGAGGACATTGAACCAATAGCAGATGCAGATGCAGAATATATAAGTGAATTTATTAGTAACATGAACTTTACGTTATATTCAATTGTCGCTTTTCTTACTGCTGGAGCTGGTCTTGCCGCTGTTATTGTTGTGAAGAAGAAGCCGATTGTAGCAAGTATCTTGTTTTTAGGAAGTACCATTGTCTATGGTGTTTTGACATTTGTGACATTGACTTTAATAGTTCCATTATTACCGATGCTGCTTTACATTATCGCAGGTATAATGGCGCTTGCTCGAAAGCCGAAATCAGTAGAAACGATCTAA
- the dacB gene encoding D-alanyl-D-alanine carboxypeptidase/D-alanyl-D-alanine endopeptidase yields MNKKTCNLVGLLSLVVILIASFLFVQGEWLWAKANEEHIEAGTSLEEKLKEVLDNEYLDGTVTGVSIRHGDTGEVLFSQDGDIRLHPASNMKLFTAVAALETLGEDYRFRTEVLTDGKKKGDVLHGNLYLKGKGDPTLLREDLQQFAKELKEQGITKFKGDLIGDDTWYDDERLSQDLNWSDEPFYTGAQVSALTLSPDNDYDAGTIIVEVTPTDKTGEKASVSMRPETEYVVIENNTTMVAAGEEKKISIERQHGNNKIMVEGKMPLGGTLTRSWSSVWEPTGYVIDVFKQTLGEEGVEFIGKFKVKSEPAPKDAQVVAFKESMPLEELLIPFMKLSNNGHGEVLTKEMGKVLFEEGSWEKGLEVIEKSVRDFGVRADTVQFRDGSGMSHKTVIPANDITQMLFEVQEASWFSVFKHSLPIAGETDRLIGGTLRNRLTGEFTKGNVTAKTGSISGVSSLSGYVKAKDGTDLIFSIMINNYLGEGRNIRAVEDAIANTLAEHEFQTKQ; encoded by the coding sequence GTGAATAAGAAGACTTGCAACTTAGTTGGCTTGCTGTCTCTTGTCGTAATACTCATTGCTTCCTTTTTGTTTGTACAAGGGGAATGGCTATGGGCAAAGGCAAACGAAGAACATATAGAAGCAGGAACATCGTTGGAAGAAAAACTGAAAGAAGTACTCGACAATGAATATTTGGACGGAACGGTGACTGGGGTTAGTATCAGACATGGGGATACGGGTGAGGTTCTTTTCTCGCAGGATGGGGACATCCGACTTCACCCGGCATCGAATATGAAACTTTTTACAGCTGTCGCTGCCTTGGAAACGTTAGGTGAAGATTATCGGTTTCGAACAGAGGTGCTAACAGATGGGAAAAAGAAAGGGGACGTATTACATGGTAACCTTTATTTAAAGGGGAAAGGAGACCCGACTTTATTACGAGAAGACCTACAACAATTCGCTAAAGAGTTAAAAGAGCAAGGGATTACTAAATTTAAAGGTGATTTGATTGGTGATGATACATGGTATGATGATGAGCGTCTTTCACAAGACTTGAATTGGTCCGATGAACCTTTTTACACCGGGGCTCAAGTTTCCGCTTTAACACTTTCTCCTGACAATGATTATGATGCGGGAACGATTATTGTAGAAGTAACCCCAACAGATAAGACGGGTGAAAAGGCAAGCGTGTCTATGCGTCCGGAAACAGAGTATGTAGTAATTGAAAACAACACAACGATGGTAGCAGCGGGTGAAGAAAAGAAGATTTCAATTGAACGTCAACATGGCAATAATAAGATCATGGTCGAAGGAAAAATGCCTCTAGGTGGGACACTTACGCGTTCGTGGTCGTCTGTATGGGAACCAACTGGTTACGTCATAGATGTCTTTAAACAGACATTAGGAGAAGAGGGAGTAGAATTTATTGGCAAGTTTAAAGTGAAGAGTGAACCTGCACCAAAGGATGCTCAAGTTGTTGCGTTTAAAGAATCGATGCCACTTGAAGAGTTACTAATACCGTTTATGAAGTTAAGCAATAATGGTCATGGGGAGGTTTTAACAAAAGAAATGGGGAAAGTCCTTTTCGAAGAAGGGAGCTGGGAAAAAGGACTTGAAGTAATTGAAAAGAGTGTAAGGGATTTTGGAGTCAGGGCAGATACAGTCCAATTTCGTGATGGATCTGGCATGTCCCATAAAACAGTCATTCCAGCTAACGATATAACGCAGATGCTGTTTGAAGTTCAAGAAGCAAGCTGGTTTTCAGTCTTTAAACACTCGCTACCGATTGCTGGCGAGACAGATCGTCTTATTGGAGGTACACTCCGGAATCGACTGACTGGCGAGTTCACGAAAGGAAATGTAACCGCGAAAACTGGCTCAATTTCAGGTGTTTCAAGCCTTTCTGGGTATGTAAAAGCGAAAGATGGAACGGACTTGATCTTTTCTATTATGATTAATAATTATCTTGGAGAAGGTAGGAATATTCGGGCGGTTGAAGATGCTATCGCTAATACGCTTGCGGAGCATGAATTTCAAACAAAACAATAA
- the hutH gene encoding histidine ammonia-lyase, whose amino-acid sequence MVILTGETLTFQDLEAILYSGVKVGLSKACIEKIHASRRAVEQIVNEGRTVYGINTGFGKFSDVQIDVQNVEELQRNLILSHACGVGPLFSNKISQAMMVLRANALAKGYSGVRLEVVEMLLELVNKEVYPCIPQQGSLGASGDLAPLSHLALVVIGEGEVVYNGERMVTKDCFAQIGMKPLVLQAKEGLALINGTQAMTATGAVAYIEAERLSYQAELIASVTMEGLNGIMDAFDADVHIARGYPEQVETAARMRGYLKDSKLTTVQGELRVQDAYSMRCIPQVHGATWQTLSYVKEKLLIEMNAATDNPLIFDDGGKVISGGNFHGQPIAFAMDFLAIAMAELGNISERRVERLVNPQLNDLPPFLSPSPGLQSGAMIMQYVAASLVSENKTLAHPASVDSIPSSANQEDHVSMGTIGARHAMQVIENVRRVYAIEAICALQAVEIRGIERMASITSDFYEAAREIVPTIRADRVFSTDMERMAEWLRINKEHTVNNAV is encoded by the coding sequence ATGGTTATTTTAACGGGTGAAACATTGACGTTTCAAGATTTAGAAGCGATTTTATATAGTGGTGTAAAAGTGGGGTTGAGTAAAGCGTGTATTGAGAAAATCCATGCTAGTAGGAGAGCGGTTGAACAAATTGTGAATGAGGGGAGAACGGTATATGGCATCAATACAGGTTTTGGTAAGTTTAGTGATGTACAAATCGATGTGCAAAACGTAGAAGAGTTGCAACGAAACCTCATTCTTTCTCATGCTTGTGGAGTAGGTCCGCTCTTTTCAAATAAGATTTCCCAGGCAATGATGGTATTGCGTGCCAATGCACTTGCCAAAGGGTATTCTGGCGTGAGGCTTGAGGTGGTTGAAATGTTACTCGAGTTAGTCAATAAAGAAGTTTATCCGTGTATTCCTCAACAAGGCTCACTTGGAGCGAGCGGAGACCTCGCTCCACTATCTCATTTAGCACTTGTTGTTATTGGTGAAGGGGAAGTGGTTTACAATGGCGAGCGAATGGTGACGAAAGACTGTTTTGCACAAATTGGTATGAAACCTCTTGTTTTGCAAGCGAAAGAAGGTCTTGCTCTTATAAATGGTACACAAGCGATGACGGCAACTGGAGCTGTCGCCTATATCGAAGCGGAACGACTTTCCTATCAAGCGGAGTTGATTGCTTCAGTAACAATGGAGGGTTTAAATGGCATTATGGATGCATTTGATGCAGATGTCCATATCGCTAGAGGGTATCCAGAACAAGTAGAGACGGCTGCACGTATGCGTGGTTATTTAAAAGATAGTAAGTTAACAACAGTACAAGGTGAGTTGCGAGTGCAAGATGCGTATTCAATGCGTTGTATACCCCAAGTCCATGGCGCCACATGGCAAACATTGAGTTATGTAAAAGAGAAATTATTAATTGAGATGAATGCGGCGACTGATAATCCACTTATTTTTGATGATGGAGGCAAAGTGATCTCTGGAGGGAATTTTCATGGTCAGCCAATTGCATTTGCGATGGATTTTTTAGCAATTGCGATGGCGGAGCTTGGAAACATTTCCGAACGTAGGGTAGAACGACTTGTAAATCCCCAGTTAAATGATTTGCCACCATTTTTAAGTCCAAGTCCAGGTCTTCAATCTGGGGCAATGATTATGCAATATGTCGCAGCTTCCCTTGTATCAGAGAATAAAACCCTTGCTCATCCTGCAAGTGTAGACTCGATTCCTTCCTCTGCTAACCAAGAAGATCACGTTAGTATGGGGACAATTGGCGCTAGACATGCCATGCAAGTAATTGAGAATGTAAGACGAGTGTATGCAATTGAAGCGATTTGCGCACTGCAGGCTGTTGAAATACGTGGAATAGAGAGAATGGCGTCAATAACAAGTGATTTTTACGAGGCGGCACGGGAAATTGTGCCAACAATACGAGCGGACAGAGTGTTTTCGACAGATATGGAGCGGATGGCTGAATGGTTGCGTATAAACAAAGAGCACACAGTAAATAACGCCGTATAA
- the pdxK gene encoding pyridoxine/pyridoxal/pyridoxamine kinase, whose protein sequence is MERYKALTIAGSDTSGGAGIQADLKTFQELGVYGMNALTTIVAQNPFKGWAHEVFPQEPSVVDKQIDTVLKGIGVDAVKTGMLGSIEIIEIVAKKIEEYGVDQLVVDPVMVCKGADEALNPETDACLRDVLVPKAFVVTPNLFEASQLSGITVQTLDDMKAAAKAIHNLGAQHVVIKGGSKLDHPTAVDVWYNGETFELLESDEIQTSFTHGAGCTFAAAIAANLAKGKPISEAIHTAKEFVTAAIKHGSKLNEYVGSVAHGAFNYNK, encoded by the coding sequence ATGGAACGATACAAAGCTTTAACAATAGCTGGCTCTGACACAAGCGGCGGAGCCGGCATACAGGCCGATTTAAAAACCTTTCAGGAGCTCGGAGTCTATGGAATGAATGCTCTAACAACGATTGTCGCGCAAAACCCATTTAAAGGGTGGGCCCATGAAGTTTTCCCACAGGAGCCGTCGGTTGTCGATAAACAAATCGATACGGTCTTAAAAGGAATTGGCGTAGATGCCGTTAAAACAGGCATGCTTGGTTCAATTGAGATTATCGAAATTGTCGCAAAGAAAATAGAAGAATACGGAGTCGATCAACTTGTTGTTGATCCTGTCATGGTATGTAAAGGGGCGGATGAAGCTCTTAACCCTGAAACCGATGCTTGTTTACGAGATGTTCTTGTACCAAAAGCATTTGTAGTTACACCAAATCTTTTTGAAGCCTCCCAGCTTTCAGGCATAACAGTCCAAACACTTGATGATATGAAAGCAGCGGCAAAAGCGATTCACAACCTTGGTGCACAACATGTTGTTATAAAGGGGGGCAGCAAACTTGACCATCCGACTGCTGTCGATGTTTGGTACAATGGCGAGACGTTTGAATTGCTAGAATCAGATGAAATACAAACAAGCTTTACCCATGGAGCGGGCTGCACATTTGCTGCAGCAATCGCTGCAAACTTAGCTAAAGGAAAACCGATATCAGAGGCCATTCACACCGCAAAAGAATTTGTAACAGCAGCGATTAAGCATGGTAGCAAACTAAATGAATATGTTGGTTCTGTCGCCCACGGCGCTTTTAATTATAATAAATAA